From a region of the Acidimicrobiales bacterium genome:
- the uvrB gene encoding excinuclease ABC subunit UvrB: MVDVASPSPTGFQPSEAPLHTEDGHSPPFKVVSDFAPAGDQPTAIASLAEGVEAGERFQTLLGITGSGKSATIAWTIEQVQRPTLVLAPNKSLAAQLANEFKEFFPENRVEYFVSYYDYYQPEAYMPSSDTYIEKDSSVNDEIDRLRHSATAALLTRRDVIVVASVSAIYGLGSPDQYRRNMLYLRLGAQMDQREILRQLVDMQYERNDMNLVRGKFRVRGDTIELHPAYEEFAVRIELFGDDIERITKVDTLTGERLGELTELTVFPATHYTTSEDRLAAAVAGIEVELRDRLQYFEAEGRLLEAQRLRMRTEYDLEMMQEVGYCNGIENYSMHLDGRSYDEPPFTLLDFFPDDFLLVIDESHVAVPQLHGQFAGDRSRKDTLVDHGFRLPSARDNRPLRFEEVLTRLNQCIFLSATPGDYELQMSERVVEQIVRPTGLVDPEVIVKPTKGQIDDLIEQINQRVAAGGRILVTTLTKKMAEDLTDYLLELGVRVRYLHSEIDTIERIEILRDLRLGEFDVLVGINLLREGLDLPEVSLVAILDADKEGFLRSETSLIQMIGRAARNVDGQVVMYADRVTDSMQRAISETNRRRGLQQAYNAEHGIEPQTVRKAVSDILAVLRGPDQGAPVPEALATKRADRAKRDLAELPTDELARLIQTLEAEMAEAAADLRFEYAARLRDEIKDLKRELRDAG, from the coding sequence GTGGTCGATGTCGCTTCACCCAGCCCAACCGGTTTTCAACCCAGCGAAGCACCGCTGCATACCGAGGACGGTCATTCACCGCCGTTCAAGGTCGTGTCCGATTTCGCTCCGGCCGGTGACCAACCCACCGCCATCGCTTCTCTGGCCGAGGGCGTCGAGGCCGGCGAGCGTTTCCAGACCCTGTTGGGCATCACCGGCTCTGGCAAGAGTGCCACCATCGCTTGGACTATCGAACAGGTACAACGACCAACGCTGGTTCTGGCTCCCAACAAGTCGCTCGCCGCTCAGCTCGCCAACGAGTTCAAGGAGTTCTTCCCCGAGAACCGCGTCGAGTACTTCGTCAGCTACTACGACTACTACCAGCCCGAGGCTTACATGCCCTCGAGCGACACCTACATAGAGAAGGACTCGTCGGTCAACGACGAGATCGACCGGCTCCGGCACTCGGCAACAGCGGCCCTGTTGACCCGCCGCGACGTCATCGTCGTGGCATCGGTGTCGGCTATCTATGGTCTCGGGTCGCCCGACCAGTACCGGCGCAACATGCTGTACCTACGTCTCGGCGCCCAGATGGACCAGCGCGAGATCCTTCGTCAACTGGTCGACATGCAGTACGAGCGCAACGACATGAACCTGGTGCGCGGCAAGTTCAGGGTTCGCGGTGACACGATCGAGCTTCACCCGGCCTACGAAGAGTTCGCGGTGCGCATCGAGCTGTTCGGCGACGACATCGAACGCATCACCAAGGTAGACACCCTCACTGGCGAGCGCTTGGGCGAACTGACCGAGCTCACTGTTTTTCCGGCCACCCACTACACGACCTCAGAGGATCGCCTTGCAGCTGCCGTTGCGGGTATCGAGGTCGAGCTTCGTGATCGGCTCCAGTATTTCGAGGCCGAGGGCAGGCTCCTCGAGGCGCAGCGCCTGCGGATGCGCACCGAGTACGACCTCGAGATGATGCAAGAGGTCGGGTACTGCAACGGCATCGAGAACTACTCCATGCACCTCGACGGCCGGTCCTACGACGAGCCACCCTTCACCCTGCTCGACTTCTTTCCCGACGATTTCCTGCTCGTCATCGACGAAAGCCACGTGGCCGTGCCCCAGTTGCACGGTCAGTTCGCGGGCGACCGCTCGCGCAAAGACACCCTGGTAGACCACGGCTTTCGTCTGCCCTCGGCCCGTGACAATCGCCCGCTTCGTTTCGAGGAGGTGCTCACCCGGCTCAACCAGTGCATCTTCTTGTCTGCGACGCCGGGCGACTACGAACTCCAGATGAGCGAGCGTGTGGTCGAACAAATCGTGCGACCCACCGGCTTGGTCGACCCCGAGGTCATCGTCAAGCCGACCAAGGGTCAGATCGACGATCTGATCGAGCAGATCAACCAGCGGGTTGCCGCCGGCGGGCGCATCCTGGTGACCACGCTCACCAAGAAGATGGCCGAGGACCTCACCGACTACCTGCTCGAGTTGGGCGTCAGGGTCAGGTACCTACACAGTGAGATCGACACCATCGAGCGCATCGAGATTCTCCGCGACCTGCGGCTGGGCGAATTCGACGTTTTGGTCGGCATCAACCTGCTGCGAGAGGGCCTCGACCTGCCCGAAGTATCGCTGGTGGCCATCCTCGATGCTGACAAGGAGGGTTTCCTCAGGTCCGAGACCTCGCTCATCCAGATGATCGGCAGAGCGGCACGAAACGTCGATGGGCAGGTCGTCATGTACGCGGACCGGGTCACCGACTCGATGCAGCGGGCCATCTCCGAGACCAATCGGCGACGTGGCCTGCAGCAGGCATACAACGCCGAGCACGGTATCGAGCCACAGACGGTCCGCAAGGCGGTCAGCGACATTCTGGCGGTACTGCGCGGGCCCGATCAGGGCGCTCCGGTGCCCGAGGCACTCGCAACCAAGCGGGCCGATCGGGCCAAACGGGACCTCGCCGAGTTGCCCACAGACGAGCTGGCAAGACTGATCCAGACCCTCGAGGCCGAGATGGCCGAGGCCGCCGCCGACCTTCGGTTCGAGTATGCGGCTCGTCTTCGCGACGAGATCAAGGACCTCAAACGCGAGCTGCGCGACGCCGGCTGA
- a CDS encoding DUF3048 domain-containing protein, whose amino-acid sequence MRQIPVLLIAFAVSLVSVGVVGADEQAVDLNADVHALGVAFHGDTAAITPASPLRSIAATPDGGGYWLAAADGGVFAYGNAGFHGSLGDIALNQPIVGMAATPTGNGYWMVASDGGVFAFGDAGFFGSLGDLVLNEPIVGMAAHPSGNGYWLVASDGGVFAFGASAFLGSMGAITLKEPVVGMAAHPSGNGYWLVASDGGIFAFGAPFLGSTGAMTLDQPVVDMAATPSGNGYWMAAADGGIFSFGDAGFHGSAATRQRTEPVVGMAAAPDGSGYWMVRGAGPAWPLTGLPTDSVDPRPALAVKIDNHSAARGQWGVNQADIVFEEMVEGGITRFVAVFHSTDPGLVGPIRSARETDLGLLPMLGDSLLAFSGGNRYVRSIVADAPQVQGIWPDNAHGSAYFRTSRRSDPHDLLARTASFWSFAEPTRTAPGHVFDYRPEVLATAQGTDTTPVTLEFGAQTVSWHWEADRYVRSHSNSAHLDSDLVRVSAPNVVILETPYSISGATGSPVADAVGSGRGLAMVDGFTLNITWSRSSVGETFDLRDDDGSPLLLAPGRTWVELVPTGQAPFG is encoded by the coding sequence ATGAGACAGATCCCGGTCCTACTCATCGCGTTCGCCGTTTCCCTTGTTTCGGTCGGGGTCGTCGGCGCCGACGAGCAGGCCGTCGACCTGAACGCCGACGTGCACGCGCTGGGTGTCGCGTTCCACGGCGACACGGCTGCGATCACGCCGGCAAGCCCGCTGCGCTCGATTGCAGCCACACCAGACGGCGGTGGCTATTGGCTGGCCGCTGCCGACGGCGGCGTCTTCGCATACGGAAACGCCGGGTTCCACGGGTCGCTGGGTGACATTGCACTCAACCAGCCCATCGTCGGCATGGCGGCCACGCCGACCGGTAACGGATACTGGATGGTCGCCTCCGACGGAGGCGTATTCGCGTTCGGCGACGCCGGCTTCTTCGGCTCGCTTGGCGATCTGGTACTGAACGAACCCATCGTCGGCATGGCCGCACACCCGTCGGGCAACGGCTACTGGCTGGTCGCCTCCGACGGAGGCGTTTTTGCGTTCGGCGCCTCGGCCTTCCTGGGTTCGATGGGTGCGATCACCTTGAAAGAACCGGTGGTGGGCATGGCCGCACACCCGTCGGGCAACGGCTACTGGCTGGTCGCCTCTGACGGGGGGATATTCGCGTTCGGTGCCCCATTCCTGGGCAGCACCGGCGCAATGACCCTCGATCAGCCCGTGGTGGACATGGCTGCCACGCCCTCTGGCAACGGCTATTGGATGGCGGCGGCCGACGGGGGCATCTTCTCGTTCGGTGACGCTGGTTTCCACGGCTCGGCGGCCACGAGGCAGCGCACGGAGCCCGTAGTCGGTATGGCCGCCGCCCCGGATGGTTCCGGCTATTGGATGGTGCGGGGGGCCGGGCCGGCATGGCCGCTGACCGGGCTGCCCACCGATTCGGTCGATCCTCGACCGGCTCTGGCGGTGAAGATCGACAACCATTCGGCGGCCAGAGGACAGTGGGGGGTGAACCAGGCCGACATCGTCTTCGAGGAGATGGTCGAAGGTGGAATCACCCGATTCGTCGCTGTGTTCCACAGCACAGACCCCGGGCTGGTGGGGCCCATCCGCTCGGCGCGCGAGACCGACCTCGGCCTGCTGCCGATGCTCGGCGACAGCTTGTTGGCGTTCAGCGGCGGCAACAGATACGTGCGCTCGATAGTTGCCGACGCCCCTCAGGTGCAGGGCATCTGGCCCGACAACGCCCACGGTTCTGCCTACTTCCGAACGTCGAGACGATCGGACCCTCACGACCTGCTGGCTCGCACCGCGAGCTTCTGGTCGTTCGCCGAACCGACTCGCACCGCACCAGGGCATGTGTTCGACTACCGGCCCGAGGTGCTGGCCACGGCACAGGGAACCGACACGACGCCGGTCACGCTCGAGTTCGGAGCCCAGACCGTGTCGTGGCATTGGGAGGCCGATCGGTACGTCCGCTCCCATTCGAACTCGGCACACCTCGACTCGGACCTGGTTCGGGTGTCGGCTCCTAACGTCGTGATACTCGAGACGCCCTACTCGATCAGCGGCGCCACCGGGTCGCCGGTGGCCGACGCTGTCGGATCGGGCCGCGGGTTGGCCATGGTCGACGGCTTCACCCTGAACATCACCTGGAGCCGCAGCTCGGTCGGTGAGACCTTCGACCTGCGCGACGACGACGGCTCGCCATTGTTGTTGGCGCCGGGGCGTACGTGGGTCGAGTTGGTGCCGACCGGACAGGCGCCTTTCGGGTGA
- the polA gene encoding DNA polymerase I → MAKILLLDGHSLTHRAFNALPTDLMTASGQVTNAVFGFTSMLINVIRDHQPDGVIVAFDRPEPTFRHEMIPTYKANRSETHELLRPQFGLVREVIDAMQIPVVEVPGFEADDVLATLATRLRDNGDDAVLVTGDRDSYQLVEDPHIKVLYNRRGVSDYAMYDEAGIEERTGVRPALYPQYAALRGDNSDNLPGVPGVGEKTAAKLINQYGGLDGIFEHADDQTPKLRQNLIENEQKARSNFDAMVLRRDAPIELDPTTVRWDEVDVDEIQRLFEFLEFRSLYERLNEVLDGRLPTSEAGGGVLEAEVDVLADVADAVGALERIRAARRPVAIDACWEDRRLVGVALVQDSEQAQCVFLPVELLDDQAVSSALASVLGDGGVPINAHHIKPLMRNLMARGIDTTRLDVDTELAAYLIDPADSRYGLEELLLRYAHLELAGDASTPSGQLSFGDEASDPALDAARRALAVDRLAPVLDDIMKQRATRDLYDDLERPLVRVLARMEELGIGVDVAELTRLRDHLVAECDRLEAAIVEDAGHEFNVNSTKQLREVLFDELGLTPQKKTKTGFSTDAASLEKIRDQHPIVAHLLDYREVEKLRSTYGQGLLDVVGPDSRIHATFNQTVARTGRLSSEDPNLHNIPVRTEQGREFRRAFVPSAGLKMLVADYNQIELRVIAHLAQDPGLIGAFESGQDIHTATASSVFSVDPGSVTIEQRSKAKMVSYGLAYGMEAFGLAQRLGIERSEASEILDAYFAAFPNVRSFMDTVVADARDRGYTETEFGRRRLIPELNSPNRQVRSAAERQAMNAPIQGLAADIFKVALVRLDEALSEAGLESRLVLQVHDEVILEVPPAELEAAMALTVDTMRDAAQLRVPLEVNVSVGDTWAAAKS, encoded by the coding sequence ATGGCGAAGATCCTGCTCCTAGACGGCCACTCCCTGACCCACAGGGCGTTCAACGCGCTGCCCACCGACCTGATGACCGCCTCTGGCCAGGTAACCAACGCCGTGTTCGGTTTCACGTCGATGCTCATCAACGTCATCCGCGACCACCAACCAGATGGCGTGATAGTCGCATTCGATCGCCCCGAACCGACGTTTCGTCACGAGATGATTCCGACGTACAAGGCCAACCGCAGCGAGACTCACGAGCTGCTCAGACCCCAGTTCGGTCTGGTGCGCGAGGTCATCGATGCCATGCAGATTCCAGTGGTCGAGGTGCCGGGCTTCGAGGCCGACGACGTCTTGGCCACGCTGGCCACGCGTTTGCGCGACAACGGCGACGACGCGGTGTTGGTCACCGGCGATCGCGACAGCTATCAGCTGGTCGAAGACCCCCACATCAAGGTGTTGTACAACCGGCGCGGCGTCTCGGACTATGCGATGTACGACGAAGCCGGAATCGAGGAGCGCACTGGTGTGCGCCCGGCCTTGTACCCGCAGTACGCGGCTCTCAGGGGCGACAACTCCGACAATCTGCCGGGCGTGCCCGGCGTTGGCGAAAAGACCGCCGCCAAGCTCATCAACCAGTACGGGGGCCTCGACGGCATCTTCGAACACGCCGACGATCAGACACCCAAGCTGCGCCAGAACCTGATCGAGAACGAGCAGAAGGCCCGGTCGAACTTCGACGCCATGGTGCTGCGGCGAGACGCCCCGATCGAACTCGACCCCACCACCGTGCGATGGGACGAGGTCGACGTAGACGAGATCCAGCGCTTGTTCGAGTTTCTCGAATTCCGCAGTCTCTACGAGCGGCTCAACGAGGTTCTCGATGGGCGTCTTCCCACATCGGAGGCCGGCGGGGGAGTGCTCGAGGCCGAGGTCGACGTGCTGGCCGATGTCGCCGACGCCGTCGGCGCGCTCGAGCGCATCAGGGCCGCCCGTCGACCGGTGGCAATAGACGCATGCTGGGAAGATCGCCGGCTGGTCGGCGTCGCCCTGGTCCAAGACAGCGAGCAGGCCCAGTGTGTGTTCCTGCCGGTCGAACTCCTCGACGATCAGGCCGTCTCTTCCGCGCTGGCATCTGTGCTCGGCGACGGGGGAGTGCCAATCAACGCTCACCACATCAAGCCGTTGATGCGCAACCTGATGGCCAGGGGCATCGACACGACCCGGCTCGACGTCGACACCGAGTTGGCGGCGTACCTGATCGACCCGGCCGACAGCCGCTACGGCCTCGAAGAGCTGTTGTTGCGATACGCACATCTCGAGTTGGCCGGCGACGCGTCGACGCCTTCGGGGCAGCTGTCGTTCGGCGACGAGGCCTCAGACCCTGCACTGGATGCGGCCAGGCGCGCCCTCGCGGTCGATCGGTTGGCGCCTGTGCTCGACGACATCATGAAGCAGCGGGCCACCCGCGACCTGTACGACGATCTGGAACGGCCCCTGGTTCGGGTGCTTGCCCGAATGGAAGAGCTGGGAATCGGCGTCGATGTCGCCGAGTTGACGCGCCTGCGCGATCACCTCGTAGCCGAGTGTGATCGGCTAGAGGCGGCCATCGTCGAGGATGCCGGGCACGAGTTCAACGTCAACTCGACCAAGCAGCTTCGCGAGGTGCTCTTCGACGAGCTCGGCCTGACCCCGCAGAAGAAGACCAAGACCGGCTTTTCCACCGATGCGGCCTCGCTCGAGAAGATCCGCGACCAGCACCCGATCGTGGCCCACCTCCTCGACTATCGCGAGGTCGAGAAGCTACGCAGCACCTACGGCCAGGGGCTGCTCGACGTGGTGGGCCCCGACTCGCGCATCCACGCCACGTTCAACCAGACGGTGGCGCGCACCGGGCGGCTTTCGTCCGAAGATCCCAACCTGCACAACATCCCGGTTCGCACCGAGCAGGGCCGCGAGTTTCGCAGGGCGTTCGTTCCCTCGGCCGGTCTGAAGATGCTGGTTGCCGACTACAACCAGATCGAGCTGCGAGTGATCGCCCACCTGGCACAAGATCCCGGGCTCATCGGCGCCTTCGAGTCTGGGCAAGACATCCACACGGCCACGGCTTCTTCGGTGTTCTCGGTCGACCCTGGGTCGGTCACCATCGAGCAGAGGTCGAAGGCCAAGATGGTCAGCTACGGGCTCGCATACGGCATGGAGGCATTCGGTCTGGCTCAGCGCTTGGGCATCGAGCGCAGTGAGGCCTCCGAGATCCTCGACGCCTATTTCGCGGCCTTCCCGAATGTGCGGTCGTTCATGGACACGGTCGTCGCCGACGCACGTGACCGTGGCTACACCGAGACCGAGTTCGGCCGCCGGCGCCTCATACCCGAGCTCAACTCGCCCAACCGCCAGGTCAGAAGTGCCGCCGAGCGTCAAGCCATGAACGCCCCCATCCAGGGGCTGGCTGCCGACATCTTCAAGGTCGCGCTCGTTCGCCTCGACGAGGCTCTGTCCGAGGCCGGCCTCGAGTCACGCCTGGTGCTGCAGGTCCACGACGAGGTGATTCTGGAGGTGCCGCCCGCCGAACTCGAGGCAGCGATGGCGCTCACCGTCGACACGATGCGAGACGCTGCCCAGCTGAGGGTGCCGCTCGAGGTCAACGTCTCGGTGGGCGATACGTGGGCCGCCGCCAAGTCCTGA
- a CDS encoding methyltransferase domain-containing protein, which translates to MSEHHWFEGLADHLGSAYLRYSFTKGTQRETAFLVDVLGLEAGMRVLDVGCGPGRHAHALAQLDIEVVGVDISQTFVDLASGAGTRGCSFVRGDARALTFDGEFDAAYAMCQGAFGLQAGPAAPTDRVGLGGDRDVLSGMTRAVRPGGRVGVAAFSAYFQVRHLEGGTDGTFDAYRGVHHEVTTVHDPDGTGREVDLWTTCFTPRELVLLAESVGLEPIDIWSVCSGERYERTDPTIDEPEFFLVAGRPPANS; encoded by the coding sequence GTGAGCGAACACCACTGGTTCGAGGGGCTGGCCGACCACCTGGGTTCTGCCTATCTGAGGTACTCGTTCACCAAGGGCACACAACGCGAAACGGCCTTCCTCGTCGACGTGTTGGGGCTCGAGGCGGGCATGCGGGTGCTCGATGTCGGCTGCGGGCCGGGGCGCCACGCCCATGCGCTGGCTCAGCTCGACATCGAGGTCGTGGGGGTCGACATCAGTCAGACCTTCGTCGACCTGGCCAGCGGTGCCGGAACGCGTGGCTGCAGTTTCGTCAGGGGCGATGCCCGGGCTCTTACGTTCGACGGCGAGTTCGATGCGGCCTACGCCATGTGCCAGGGCGCGTTCGGGTTGCAGGCCGGACCCGCAGCCCCGACAGACCGGGTCGGGTTGGGCGGCGACCGCGACGTCCTGTCAGGCATGACCCGAGCTGTGCGCCCCGGTGGCCGAGTCGGGGTGGCGGCGTTCTCGGCCTACTTCCAGGTGAGGCATCTGGAAGGCGGCACCGATGGCACCTTCGACGCCTATCGGGGTGTACATCACGAGGTGACGACGGTGCACGACCCCGACGGCACGGGTCGAGAGGTCGACCTGTGGACCACATGTTTCACGCCCAGAGAACTGGTGTTGTTGGCCGAATCGGTTGGCCTCGAACCGATCGACATATGGTCCGTTTGTTCTGGCGAGAGATACGAACGAACCGACCCGACCATCGACGAGCCCGAGTTCTTCCTGGTCGCCGGGCGACCACCTGCCAACTCGTAG
- the coaE gene encoding dephospho-CoA kinase (Dephospho-CoA kinase (CoaE) performs the final step in coenzyme A biosynthesis.) yields MPVIGLTGGIGSGKSTVSAALSERGAVVVDADAITRQLQEPGQAAYEAMVAHFGQTILADDGRIDRAAVAAIVFNDADQLKALNEIVHPLVGKEMNRQITSAGAGDIVILDVPLLAEGRDKGGKPRYDMAGVLVVDCPVDVAVGRLVQHRGFDEADARARIANQASREARLEMADFVVDNGGDLASLDSQIDAAWDWMQRLKDERDLAASDVAWQIDDLVVRDGLSAAESVDAWLADAEAGVAELQSWKGRLNTIDSAELARLMHQVEAIEEAVYRAGSYAQLRFSVDTTDGALMQSVQERSARLATQMLFVELEWAALEDDMVERLLAGDGLEFCAHYLRSLRRYRQHLLSEPEEALLTEKSVTGSSAWSRLFSQLASEITVSVGEEQPVALMQALAQLTSPDAQVRKAVADAVSAGLRPTLSTRAFIFNTLLADKATDDRLRSYPSWVSSRNLANEATDQSVEALVEAVVSRYDIPQRWYRAKSEMLGIELHDYDRMASVADAEAEVGWAEATELVLDAYGSFSPELASIARRFIDEKWIDGPVRPSKRPGAFCSYTVPSHHPYVFLNWTGRSRDVMTLAHELGHGCHAYLSRGQGLFHFQTPLTLAETASVFGETVTFNRVLERTTDPAERLALLAESIEGSIATVFRQTAMNRFEHAVHTDRRQAGELSVERFGELWAQTQADMLGDSVTITDGYRDWWSYVPHFIATPGYVYAYAYGQLLALSVYNRYLERGPEFVSSYLSMLSAGGSLPPEELGRKVDCDLTDPQFWHGGLAIVEQQLDLALEAARTAGRLA; encoded by the coding sequence ATGCCGGTCATCGGCCTCACGGGCGGTATCGGCAGTGGCAAATCGACGGTCAGCGCCGCGCTCTCAGAGCGCGGCGCTGTCGTTGTTGACGCCGACGCCATAACCCGCCAGCTGCAAGAGCCCGGTCAGGCCGCGTACGAGGCCATGGTCGCCCATTTCGGGCAGACGATCCTGGCCGACGACGGGCGCATCGATCGGGCTGCCGTGGCCGCAATCGTGTTCAACGATGCCGATCAGCTGAAGGCGCTGAACGAGATCGTTCACCCGCTGGTCGGCAAGGAAATGAACCGCCAGATCACCTCTGCCGGCGCCGGCGACATAGTGATTCTCGATGTGCCGCTGCTGGCCGAAGGCCGCGACAAGGGTGGCAAGCCCCGGTACGACATGGCCGGTGTGTTGGTGGTCGACTGCCCGGTCGATGTGGCGGTCGGCCGCCTGGTCCAGCATCGCGGGTTCGACGAGGCCGACGCCCGCGCTCGCATCGCAAACCAGGCCAGCCGCGAGGCTCGCCTGGAGATGGCCGATTTTGTCGTCGACAACGGCGGTGATCTGGCTTCGCTGGACTCTCAGATAGATGCTGCCTGGGATTGGATGCAGAGATTGAAGGATGAACGAGACCTGGCGGCATCCGACGTCGCATGGCAGATCGACGATCTGGTCGTGCGCGACGGATTGTCCGCGGCCGAATCGGTCGATGCGTGGTTGGCCGATGCCGAGGCGGGGGTAGCCGAGCTCCAGTCGTGGAAGGGCCGGCTGAACACCATCGATTCGGCCGAACTGGCCCGGTTGATGCACCAGGTAGAGGCCATCGAAGAGGCGGTGTACCGCGCGGGCAGCTACGCGCAGTTGCGGTTCTCGGTCGACACCACAGACGGTGCCCTCATGCAGTCGGTGCAGGAGCGAAGCGCACGACTTGCCACCCAGATGTTGTTCGTAGAACTCGAATGGGCGGCACTCGAAGACGACATGGTAGAGCGGTTGTTGGCCGGCGACGGGCTCGAATTCTGTGCGCACTATCTGCGCTCGCTCAGGCGCTACCGCCAGCATCTGTTGTCCGAGCCCGAAGAAGCCCTGCTGACCGAAAAGTCGGTCACCGGTTCTTCGGCGTGGTCGCGGCTGTTCAGCCAGCTCGCATCCGAGATCACGGTTTCCGTGGGCGAGGAACAGCCGGTTGCGCTGATGCAGGCTTTGGCGCAGCTCACGTCACCCGACGCCCAGGTTCGCAAGGCGGTGGCCGATGCGGTGTCGGCCGGACTTCGGCCCACACTGTCGACCCGCGCCTTCATCTTCAACACGTTGTTGGCCGACAAGGCCACCGACGACCGGCTGCGCTCGTATCCGTCCTGGGTCTCCAGCCGCAACCTGGCCAACGAGGCCACCGACCAGTCGGTCGAGGCCCTCGTCGAAGCGGTCGTCTCTCGCTATGACATCCCGCAGCGCTGGTATCGGGCCAAGTCCGAGATGCTGGGCATCGAACTGCACGACTACGACCGCATGGCCTCTGTGGCCGATGCCGAGGCCGAGGTCGGCTGGGCCGAGGCCACCGAGTTGGTGCTGGATGCCTATGGGTCGTTCTCGCCCGAACTCGCTTCTATAGCCAGGCGATTCATCGACGAGAAGTGGATCGACGGTCCGGTTCGCCCATCCAAGCGTCCCGGCGCCTTCTGCTCGTACACGGTGCCGTCGCACCATCCCTACGTGTTCTTGAACTGGACGGGCCGGTCGCGCGATGTCATGACCCTGGCCCACGAACTCGGCCACGGCTGCCACGCCTATCTCAGCCGCGGTCAGGGCCTGTTCCACTTCCAGACGCCACTGACGCTGGCCGAGACCGCCTCGGTGTTCGGCGAGACGGTTACGTTCAATCGGGTTCTCGAGCGCACCACCGATCCGGCCGAACGTCTGGCGCTGCTGGCCGAGAGCATCGAAGGGTCGATCGCAACGGTGTTCCGCCAGACTGCGATGAACCGTTTCGAGCACGCTGTTCACACCGACAGGCGTCAGGCGGGCGAGTTGTCGGTCGAGCGCTTCGGCGAGCTGTGGGCACAAACCCAGGCCGACATGCTGGGCGACTCGGTGACCATCACCGACGGCTATCGCGACTGGTGGAGCTATGTTCCCCACTTCATCGCGACTCCCGGCTACGTCTACGCGTACGCATATGGGCAGCTGTTGGCGCTGTCGGTCTACAACCGCTATCTCGAGCGGGGGCCCGAGTTCGTGAGCTCGTACCTGTCGATGCTGTCGGCCGGTGGCTCGTTGCCGCCCGAGGAGTTGGGCCGCAAGGTCGATTGTGATCTGACCGACCCGCAGTTCTGGCACGGCGGGCTGGCCATTGTCGAACAACAGCTCGACCTGGCCCTCGAGGCCGCTCGCACCGCAGGCCGCCTGGCCTGA
- a CDS encoding S1 RNA-binding domain-containing protein yields MSDTTNPTAEPMSDEFGTFTEAGDYIPRTIVEDDLGGMSFEDAINGTIVEFEDGDIVNGTVVKVDRDEVLLDIGFKSEGVIPSRELSIRNDVNPSEVVAIGDQIEALVLQKEDSEGRLVLSKKRAQYERAWGKIEEIKEADGVVKGPVIEVVKGGLIVDIGLRGFLPASLVELRRVRDLQPYVGMDLEAKIIELDKNRNNVVLSRRAWLEETQKEQREEFLDNLKPGERRPGVVSSVVSFGAFVDLGGMDGLIHVSELSWKHVDHPGSVVAVGDEVMVEVLEVDRDRERISLSL; encoded by the coding sequence TTGTCCGATACCACCAACCCCACCGCTGAGCCCATGTCCGACGAGTTCGGAACATTTACCGAGGCCGGCGACTACATCCCCCGCACAATCGTCGAGGACGACCTCGGCGGTATGTCATTCGAAGATGCCATCAACGGCACGATCGTCGAGTTCGAAGACGGTGACATCGTCAACGGCACCGTCGTAAAGGTCGACCGGGACGAGGTCCTGCTCGACATCGGTTTCAAGTCCGAAGGCGTCATCCCGTCGCGTGAGCTGAGCATCCGCAACGACGTCAACCCTTCCGAGGTTGTCGCCATCGGTGATCAGATCGAGGCTCTCGTCCTTCAAAAGGAAGACTCCGAGGGTCGCTTGGTCCTGTCCAAGAAGCGCGCCCAGTACGAGCGCGCCTGGGGCAAGATCGAGGAGATCAAGGAAGCCGACGGCGTCGTCAAGGGCCCCGTCATCGAGGTCGTCAAGGGCGGTCTCATCGTCGACATCGGCCTGCGCGGCTTCCTTCCCGCCTCGCTTGTCGAGCTGCGCCGTGTCCGCGACCTGCAGCCCTACGTGGGTATGGATCTCGAAGCCAAGATCATCGAGCTCGACAAGAACCGCAACAACGTCGTTCTGTCGCGCCGTGCCTGGCTCGAGGAAACCCAGAAGGAACAGCGCGAAGAGTTCCTCGACAACCTCAAGCCCGGCGAGCGCCGCCCCGGCGTCGTGTCGTCGGTCGTCAGCTTCGGCGCCTTCGTCGACCTGGGCGGCATGGACGGCCTCATCCACGTGTCCGAGCTGTCCTGGAAGCACGTCGACCACCCCGGTTCGGTCGTTGCCGTGGGCGACGAGGTCATGGTCGAGGTGCTCGAGGTCGACCGCGACCGCGAGCGCATCAGCCTGTCGCTCTAG